From the genome of Ananas comosus cultivar F153 linkage group 16, ASM154086v1, whole genome shotgun sequence, one region includes:
- the LOC109722494 gene encoding uncharacterized protein LOC109722494 isoform X2 has translation MEVRGRREKKRGLAAAAAAACEERRAVGPANPLLLHHPCSVTGLARPKFYRVGSPDRNAAPDELLSILLFEGEEQEQDDDDNNNNNNEIESAGVFSGSSSPPSRPANPMVRDPMFGEVNPSEPFLLWAGGSTTGCTSSPSGRKASPSGRKACGSEKSEIRPRPPASRIEGFDLFDRERGRRRGITAIA, from the exons ATGGAGGTTCGCGGCAGacgagagaagaagagaggcttggcggcggcggcggcggcggcgtgcgaGGAGCGGAGGGCAGTCGGGCCTGCGAATCCACTCCTTTTGCACCATCCCTGCAGTGTCACCGGACTTGCCCGTCCCAAATt CTATCGAGTTGGGTCACCAGATCGAAATGCGGCCCCCGATGAACTTCTCAGCATTCTGCTATTTGAG GGCGAGGAGCAGGAGcaggatgatgatgataataataataataataatgagattGAATCGGCAGGAGTATTCTCAGGCAGTAGTTCTCCACCGAGCCGACCGGCGAATCCAATGGTGAGGGACCCAATGTTTGGCGAGGTAAATCCGTCCGAGCCGTTCCTCCTATGGGCAGGCGGCTCGACGACGGGCTGCACTTCCTCTCCTTCCGGCAGAAAAGCATCTCCTTCCGGCAGAAAAGCATGTGGGTCCGAAAAGTCGGAAATCCGGCCGCGCCCCCCTGCCTCAAGGAtcgagggttttgatctcttcgACCGCGAACGCGGCCGGAGGCGCGGGATCACCGCCATTGCTTag
- the LOC109722494 gene encoding uncharacterized protein LOC109722494 isoform X1, producing the protein MEVRGRREKKRGLAAAAAAACEERRAVGPANPLLLHHPCSVTGLARPKFSYRVGSPDRNAAPDELLSILLFEGEEQEQDDDDNNNNNNEIESAGVFSGSSSPPSRPANPMVRDPMFGEVNPSEPFLLWAGGSTTGCTSSPSGRKASPSGRKACGSEKSEIRPRPPASRIEGFDLFDRERGRRRGITAIA; encoded by the exons ATGGAGGTTCGCGGCAGacgagagaagaagagaggcttggcggcggcggcggcggcggcgtgcgaGGAGCGGAGGGCAGTCGGGCCTGCGAATCCACTCCTTTTGCACCATCCCTGCAGTGTCACCGGACTTGCCCGTCCCAAATt CAGCTATCGAGTTGGGTCACCAGATCGAAATGCGGCCCCCGATGAACTTCTCAGCATTCTGCTATTTGAG GGCGAGGAGCAGGAGcaggatgatgatgataataataataataataatgagattGAATCGGCAGGAGTATTCTCAGGCAGTAGTTCTCCACCGAGCCGACCGGCGAATCCAATGGTGAGGGACCCAATGTTTGGCGAGGTAAATCCGTCCGAGCCGTTCCTCCTATGGGCAGGCGGCTCGACGACGGGCTGCACTTCCTCTCCTTCCGGCAGAAAAGCATCTCCTTCCGGCAGAAAAGCATGTGGGTCCGAAAAGTCGGAAATCCGGCCGCGCCCCCCTGCCTCAAGGAtcgagggttttgatctcttcgACCGCGAACGCGGCCGGAGGCGCGGGATCACCGCCATTGCTTag